The genomic window GAGAACCTGGTCCTGGCCGCCCGCGCGGCCGACCGGATCGGGGCGGCCCTCCTGATCGAAACCCTCAACGGCACGGAGTCGCCGCTCTATCCGCTGGTGAGCGCACCGGCCGGCATCGAGGTCGTCGACCGCGTCAACGAGGCGACGGGCCTGGGCAACGCCACGTTCCTGCTGGACCTGTACCACCTGTCGATGAACGGCGAGGACCTCAGCCAGGTGATCAAGGCGTACGCCTCGAAGACCGGCCACGTCCAGATCGCCGACAACCCGGGGCGCGGCGCGCCCGGCACCGGCTCGCTCCCGCTGGAGAGGCTCCTCGACGAGCTGACCGAAGCCGGTTACGACGGCTGGGTCGGCCTGGAGTACAAGCCGGGCGACCGCCAGAGCGCCGAGTCGTTCGCCTGGCTCGCGGCCGCGCACCGGCCGGCCCGCTGACGGCCCCGCCCCACGTACACACGCTT from Streptomyces sp. NBC_01341 includes these protein-coding regions:
- a CDS encoding TIM barrel protein, whose translation is MGFSDQRFDVNLSILFTELPLLERPAAAAAAGFTAVELWWPWIETPTPAQAELDALKKALDDAGTQLVGLNFYAGRLPGPDRGAVSVPGDESDRFRANIEVAAGFAASVGCRALNALYGNRVEGVDPAAQDELALENLVLAARAADRIGAALLIETLNGTESPLYPLVSAPAGIEVVDRVNEATGLGNATFLLDLYHLSMNGEDLSQVIKAYASKTGHVQIADNPGRGAPGTGSLPLERLLDELTEAGYDGWVGLEYKPGDRQSAESFAWLAAAHRPAR